Within the Rhizobium favelukesii genome, the region ATCCAGGTTGGAGCTCATCGTATCGACCTTCTTGTCAAGGTCGTTGAAGCGCTGGTCGAGGTGCTTGCGCTGCTCCTCGGCGCGAGCGTTGGCGATGTCAAGCTGGATGCGCCAATGCTCCAGCGTGACAACGCGCTCGTGCAAGGCCGTGGTTTCATTGTCGGGCATTAGACGGCCTTTCCAAAAACGCTTTTGAGGGTGTGACCGCCGCCGTAGATGACGAGCCAAATTCCGCAGAACGAAATCAGGGTGTCGTAGGGCACGGCGGGAAGGGCGGATTTGAAGGCCGCGTTGAGGAACGGCAGGATCGTGGTGTTCCAAGTCCACATCCAGATCATCAGCCACGACATAGCCGGACGCCATGCCCACGAGAACCAGTTGCCACGGGCATCTTCGCGGGCGAGCAGCCCATCGCGTCCTTGGACAAGAAGGGTGCTCATCTGAGCTTCTGTTTCCTTGACAGCAGTTGTCACGGCGTCGGGGTCGGAGTCGTGGGCTGCCTTAATTGCTTCGGCCGTGGGCTCGACGCCGAGCTTGCCAGCGATCGTGTCAAGAACCTGCCCTGACAAGTCCTTTGCGAGCCCGTCGGGAAGGGTGTCTGTCAGGAGCTTTTTCAGGATCGGCGCACCGA harbors:
- a CDS encoding 3TM-type holin — its product is MPIAILLPILAQIGAPILKKLLTDTLPDGLAKDLSGQVLDTIAGKLGVEPTAEAIKAAHDSDPDAVTTAVKETEAQMSTLLVQGRDGLLAREDARGNWFSWAWRPAMSWLMIWMWTWNTTILPFLNAAFKSALPAVPYDTLISFCGIWLVIYGGGHTLKSVFGKAV